The window GTTGAGAACTGCTCTGCACGCTTTCTGCACGCTTCTGGCGTGTATGTTTCTCCACGGAATGTATGCAGAGCACTTGCAAATGCTTCCACACTCTGCTCATGCACCAAAGTACCCGTGACGCCATCAAGCACCGTTTCTGCCGCTCCCCCACGCGCATACGCGATCACTGGCGTGCCACACGCCATTGCTTCAACGGGCACGATACCGAAATCTTCTTCTTGCGGAAAGACGAGCGCTTGCGCATGGGCGTACAAATCTCGAAGCTCGTCATCCGACACGCGGCCTACGAACGTTACCGCACCTTGCGCGAGGCGCTCAAGTCGCGCGCGCTCTGGCCCGTCACCAACGATAACCAGCGGCACGCCAGCCGCCCTTGCTGCGCGAATAGCAATATCAAATCTCTTATATGAAACGAGGCGCCCCGCAGCAAGGAATACATCTCTCCGCGCATTCTGCACGGGATAAAATACATCGGTGCGCACGGGAGGATAGATAATAGGAGCACTTCGCTTCCAGTACGCCTCGATTCGTTCTGCGACAGTACGCGAAATAGCAACCATGTCCGTTGCTCGTTGCGCCGCATGTGCATCCCATAACCGAATGTATGCCTGTATGGGCGCAACTGCCGCCCGTGTGATTGCAGGGTACCCAAGGTGTTTCCAAAACGCATGGCTCCCCTCCCATAAAAAACGCGGCGGCGTGAGGCAGTAGGCAATATGGCGAGTGTGCGGACGAGTGATAATTCCTTTCGCAAATGGACCAGCAATGCTGATCACCGCATCAAACGAAGAGAAGTCCCAGCCCTCTACCGCAAGTGGAAGAAGTGGTGTATACGCATGCGGATACCGCGTTGCAAGCGGAAGCGATTGAATAAATGATGTTCGAATAACACGTCCTGCGAATACGCCTCCCGTTCCTTGCTCGTCATACACCGTAGTATATATGGGCGCATCGGGCCACAGCGATGCAAGCGCCTGGAGCACGCGCTCTGCGCCACCAAACTGCGTGAGGTGATCGTATACGAGCGCTACCTTCATACAGCAGTGCGGTCGCTGACCAGCCGCATGAGCGTGCGCACGATAATGCGCACATCCATCCAGAATGACCAGTTCTCAATATAAAACGTATCGAGGCGTACCTCCTCTTCAAATGAGAGCGTGGAGCTCCCGGAAATCTGCGCGAAGCCTGTTACCCCAGCTTTTATACCCAACACTCGCTTATGATGACGCTGGTAACGCGCCACTTCATCGGGTTGATGCGGTCGTGGCCCCACAAGACTAATATCCCCCCGAAGCACATTCCACAACTGCGGCAGCTCATCCAGGCGCAGACGACGAAGCCAACGACCCACATGCGTTACGCGAGGATCGTTGGTCATTTTAAAGAGCGGGCCGTCGGCGCGTTCATTAAACGGCAAGAGTAGCGGTTTCAGCTCCTCTGCATTTTCAATCATGCTTCGGAACTTTAGGAGATAGAACTCCCGATTTTTACTCACACGTGCGAGCCGCACAAACACCGGTCCGCGTGTCTCCCATGTAATCGCTAGCGCGATTGCCGCAAAGAGTGGCGAGAGGATGAGGAGGCCAAGTGATGTCGCGCACAGGTCAAAGACACGCTTAAACACCCTCCCCCACCCATCAAGTGACGTGCGCTTGAGCTCGATCACGGGGATGTCACCAATAGCATCGACGCTGTAGTGAGTTGTCAGTGTCTCGTGCATGTTGGGGACAAACGTGAAGGGAATGTGGTGCTCGTGGCAATACTCGACCAACTCTACGATCGTCGGCGCGTCGAATGTAGGTTGCGCCAAGAGAACACCATCAATAGCATCCGATCGCCACGCATCACCAATGATATTCATATCAGGCACCTGCATGTGGCGTGCCACCACATATCCAAGATCGCTCTGCGCCTTAATCGCAGCAATGAGACGTTCCGTCACCACATCATGACCTATCACCAAAAGTCGGTGTATTCCAAATCCACGACGCATCAGGTGTCCATGCATCCAACGGATGAAGAGTCTCCCAGCGCAGACGCATATAATGGCAAGGATCCAGGCACCAAGCACCAAGAAGCGTGAGTCGAAAAGCTCTCGGCTGACGAAGATAAAGACGATGACGCCCAAAATGCCCGCCGACGACGCAAGGGCGACTTTCGCACATTCTTCTGCGCGAGACATGCGAACACCCATCGTGTATAGTCCCGCCACTGCATAGCACGCGATAAAGAAAAGCGATGTAGGGATAACAAGCGCAATGTACTTATCTAAAGGCAGCCTGAGCTCAAACAAAACAGGCCGGAATGTATCCAGAATATTCGTGCGCAACACGTAGGTAAGCACGCCCGCCAAAAAAAGCATGCCCATGTCTACGGGCACCCGAGCTACATTGAGTATAAGATCGGACCGCTTCATGCGCCGCGAATGTATCACTTACGAGCCGGAAACGCAAAACGCCCCGAAGGGCGTTTTGGGAGGCATACCGATAAGCCGGGTTCTGTCTGGCCTTGCGGTGAGACTGTCATGTATCTAGGCGTGTCGTTGCCGCCACGCTCAAGCGATCGAACTTTTCGAACCTCGTCTCACGCATTGCTACGTGAGCGGGAACGCTGATCTTGCACCCGGGTAAGGATTTAGCCGTTTCACCCCAAGCCTTTAATCCCATCAGCTTGGACTTGGCTATGATATGACGAATCACATCACATGGGTTTGCCACCGATGCCCTTTCGAACATCGAACGTCTCTGCTCGCACCTCTCACATTACTGTGTGCGGGGGTTACCCGCTACCCTGCTCCTCTGCATACGCAAAGGGAGTGCCCGGACTTTCCTCTCCTGTTAGGGAGCGACAGTCCAGTATACCTCAATGCATATTATACCAGATTCCCCTGCCGTTGGCGAGCCACTCGCGTTCATGCATGAAAAAGTAAAAGCGGAGGGGTGTTTTCCTCCGCTTTTGGATGTGCCCAGCAGCTAACGACAGCCCTCGATGGTGCCGCCGAGAAACCGAATCTCGCGACCATCGGAAAGGTACATCGTGCCGACGCCCTGCGAGATGTATACGCGGTAGGGGTGATACGTTCTGCCCTCCACCATCACCACACAAGCCGACTCGCTCTCGATGGGCACGCCCGATTTGGCCCTTGCCGCACCCAAGATGCCGATCAGAACAAGTGCCACGCCACCGAACATCATCCAAGTAGGATCTGGCGCCTGAGACGCAGGAGTCCCCTTGACAAGCCTGTAGACCGCCCCCGCAAAGACCCGCAACAACAACGTAAAACCAACGGCAAGGAACCAAAAAACCGGATCGGCGATTTGCTCCTGCATCACATCCCTCCCCAAAAAAGGACCGAACCACTATCGGAAATATTATAGTACAGTCTTTATATTTGTCAAAAGCTATACCAGATTCCCCTGCCGTTGGCGAGCTTCGCGCTCATCGAGGGCGCGGTTCACGAAACCATCTGCTTTTCCGTTCTCTTCTCGCGGAATGTGTATAAAATCAACGGAATGAAAATCTTGGCGCGCATTCCAAAGCTCCATAAACAACTGCTTGAGCCCAGCTTCTTTTACACGATACTCGCCGAGCGCTTGGCGCACAACGAGCTGACTATCAGCGCGCACAATCACCGCAGATCCTTTTGCAGCTTCAGCGCCAATGAGTAATTTAAGCTTCCGGAGTGCCTCAATGACAGCCCGGTACTCGGCAACGTTATTGGTCGTTTCGCCAATGTAGGCGCCGTGGCCGTCCTCCACCCCTTCGCCACTAATAACAAAACCGATAGCCGCCGGCCCTGGGTTTCCCCGCGCACCACCATCTGTCCAAATATTATACGTGTTCATAGTAACCGATAGCTTCAAGGCCCGGAAGTTTTTGCCCCGCGAGAAATGCGAGCATTGCCCCGCCGCCCGTCGATACAAATGAGAAGCGATCTCGGATACCGAGCCGATCGATTGCTGCGACAGTGTCACCGCCGCCGATAATGGTGCGCGCTGGCGAGTCAGCAACTGCGCGAGCAATGGCGAACGTCCCCTCTGCATATCGCTCATCTTCGAATAAGCCAAGGGGGCCATTCCACACGATCATGCGAGCACGAGTAATATGTTCTTTAAACAAAGCAACCGACTGAGGCCCAATATCAAGCGCGCGACCATCGGTAATAATAAAATCTGGAGAAAGAATAATGCGCTCATCATGCACATCAAGTCCCGCAAGGAGTTCTCCTATGTTGTCGTCAACCAGTGATGTGCCCACGTCGATGCCTCGCGCTTTTGCTAAATCATTTGCCACGACACCGCCAACAAGCACCGCTTCAGCGCGAGAGAGAACATGTGAAATAACGGGCACCTTTGTGCTTGCTTTCGCGCCACCAATAATGACTACCTTTCCCGCGGCCGGCGCATCGAGCGCTTCAGTGAGTGCGTTCGTCTCCGCAACAACCAGTGGGCCAGCATAGGACGGCAAGAGTTTTGCGACCGCATCTACAGAAGCGTGCGCCCGGTGACATACCGCAAACGCATTTTGCACATACGCATCCATGCCTTGCGCAAGAGCCTTCGCAAGATCTTCACTATTTTCTGTCTCACCACGCCATGTGCGTACATTTTCGAGCAAGCCAACGCCTTGTCCATTCTTCTGGAACGCCTCTCGGTCAGCAAGTGTGGGAAGGAGGGTGAGCGCGTGACCAAGCGTCTCTTCAAGCGTCACGAGAATCGACTTAAAAGAATCAACCGCGGAAATGTGTGCAACGAGCACGACACGCGCGCCCGCAGATACCAACATGTCGAGAACTTCTTTTTGACGAATAATTCGGTGATTCGCCTGGATGCGCCCGTCGACAACAGGCACATCAAAATCGGTGCGCACGAGTACCCACTTTCCTTTTAAGTCCATGCCTGGTGTAAGTATGTTCATGAAAAAAATGGGGTCAGTGCATCTAAAAGCTCTTTCAGTGATTCGGGCGATGCGCTTGCGCGTCCAACCAGCACACCATCTACTACCCCACTTCCTAATACGCTCCCCACCGTAGCGCCCGTCACCGAGCCACCATACAGAACTGCGTGCGGTTGGGCGCCTTGCAATGTCTCACGAATAACCTGTATGGCGCGAACGATATCTTGCGGCTCTTCTACGCGCGCACCTGGCGTTGTACTTATTGCCCACACCGGCTCATATGCAATCACGCATTGCGCAATATCGGTAGCAGATGCGCCTTCGAATGCTCCGCGCACCTGCTCGCGAAGCTCAGCAAATGATGCGTCGGGAGCATGCTGACCAACGCACACGATCGGGAGGATGTCGTGCGCGACTGCCTGCTGCCATGCTGCACGCACATCCGCATTTGTCTCTCCAGACTGAGTGCGTCGATCCGAGTGGCCAATCAACGCCGCGGTGGCACCAGACGCACGGAGCATGGCTGGAGTAAGTCCGCCCGTCTTTGCATCGGCGTCGAGATATTGCGCACCCACGACAACGCTAGCAAGACGCGCATCTTCTTTCTTGCACGCCTGCGTGTCATCAATGAGTGTTGTAGGAGGACATATAATGATAGTCCCGCTTGAAACAACTTCGCGCCATGAGGCAAGGACCCCACACAGTGGGCGGATATCGTCTGCCGACGCAGGATAGCTTTTCCAATTAAGAATGCAGAATGTGGTCATGATGTCCATGCGCGCGTAAAGCGCCACCACGCAACCTTACACACATCACGGAGCACGCTGACATAAGCTCGTGACGTAACTTTCGTTGCCGGATGGTTCTTCCATACGACGGGTACTTCATCTATACGGTACCCGAGGGCGCGAGCAATCGCAAGAACTTCTACGTCAAAACCCCACCCCGTAATGCGCAGTTTTGGGAAAATGGCATCAGCTGCGATACGCGAGAATACTTTAAAGCCCCGTTGCGTGTCCCAAATTCCTGGGACTGCGAGAGCTTGAATAAAAAGGTTGCCGAGCTTACCGCCCACCACCCGCCACCACGGCTCATGCCCCCCTTCCAAAATACGCGCACCGGGAAGGGCAAGTGACCCAATAACAATATCAGCGCCGCGCTCGAGACGCTCGAGCATGGGCACAAGATGATCAATCGACGTTGAGTGATCCGCATCCAGAAAAGCCTTCACATCACCAGTGGCAGCGCGCATGCCCGTGCGCACTGCGGCACCCTTGCCACGCACAGGCTCAAACACAACGGAAACGTCATATGCTTGCGCTACCGCTCCGGTATCATCCGAAGAGGCATTATCGACAACGATAATCTCAACATCCCAAGGTTGCTGCGCGCAAAACGCCTTTACCGCTTCAAGAGTGGGGCCGAGGCGTGGCGCCTCATTATATGCGGGAATAATGAGCGATATTCGCATAGCTTTGTGTGCATCATACGCCTTTACGTGCGAGAGTAAAAATTGACGCGCTTTTAAAACATCCGTATGCTAGTCTCAAGCATGCGCACTTCTGGTGTTACGCACATAGCGATCACCGACGCCCGTTACCCCGAGCGCCTGCGGCACATTCCCAATCCACCGCGCATACTCTACTGCCGCGGCAACATCGCGCTCCTTGCGAGCGAAACGTGCATCGGAATTGTCGGATCGCGCATGCCGACGTCTTATGGAAAAGATGTCACGCACACCATTGCGACGGCGCTTGCACATGCGGGCGCTGTTATTGTCAGTGGTCTTGCACTTGGCATTGATGGCATCGCCCACCGCGCAGCGCTTGCGGCACATGCCCACACTATTGCCGTTATCGGCTCTGGCGTTCATGAGAGCGTACTCTACCCACCAAGCCACCGCTCACTTGCACGCGAGATCATTGCGGCCGAGGGCCTTATACTATCAGAGTACGAGCCAGGCACGCCCGCCCGTGACTACATGTTTCCAGAAAGAAACCGAATTATTAGTGGGCTCTCTCGAGGCATTATTGTTACCGAGGCAAACGAAAAGAGTGGCGCATTGATCACCGCACGCTGTGCCGCCGAACAGAACCGCGACGTCTTCGCGGTGCCCGGCAGCATTCTCTCGCCCCGCTCTGCGGGGCCAAATCGCCTCATTCGAGATGGTGCCACGCCGATCATGGGAGCGGAAGATGTCATTCATGCATATGACGACCTGTTCTCAATACAGCCATCGCGAAGAGCGCGCATACAAGATGACCTCCAGCAACGCATCGTTGCAGAGCTCGCCGCGCATGGACCGCAGCACATTGATCATCTCACTCGCGCCCTTGCAGTCTCTTCAAGCGAACTTTTTGTAGCTATTACCCATCTCGCTCTCGCAAAACATATTATTCAAAGCGCACCGGACACGTGGCGCATCACTTCATGAAATTAGTCATCGTAGAAAGCCCAACAAAAGCAAAGACAATCTCCCGTTATATCACGGGAGATGTTGTCGTTCTCTCTTCTTTTGGTCATGTGCGCGACCTCCCCAAGAGTGATCTCGGTATTGATGTTGAACATGATTTCACGCCGAAGTATGTGGTCCCCACAAAAGCAAAAAAGAACCTCTCACTCTTAAAGAAGGAGGCGGCAAAAGCAGACACTGTTGTGCTGGCGACCGATGAAGACCGCGAAGGAGAATCAATCGCATGGCACCTCCTTGAGGCGCTCGGACTTTCGGGTACGAAGAAAAAGAAGACAGAAGAAGGAAAAGATATTCAGCGCATCGTTTTTCATGAAATTACAAAAGAGGCCATCCTCCACGCACTTGAACATCCGCGCACCATTGACCAAAGTCTCGTGGATGCACAACAGGCGCGACGTATCCTGGATCGCCTTGTGGGATATAAACTCTCACCACTTCTTTGGAAGCGCTACTATCGCGGCCTTTCGGCAGGGCGCGTACAGTCAGTCGCACTCCGCATTATTGTGGATCGCGAGCGAGAGATCCAGGCATTCAAGCCACAAGAGTATTGGACCGTTGACGCAACGCTCCTCCCAGAGGCCGGAACATCCTTTACCGCGCATCTCACTGGCGTCGATGGAAAGCCATTGGGTGACATGGATATCGCATCACAGACACACGCCGATATTATCACTAAAGATCTCGAGGGGGCGAAGTGGCAGGTACAGGACGTACAGCGCACCGAGGTTACGCGCTCACCGATGGCGCCATTCACCACGAGCACCATGCAACAAACAGCGTCGCGACGCCTCCGCTTTTCATCAAAGCAGACCATGATGCTCGCCCAGCGCCTCTACGAAGCTGGATACATTACGTACATGCGTACGGACTCCGTGAATCTCTCCGAAGAGTCCCTCGCAAAAGCAGCGACGTATATTACTGAAAACCTTGGGGCGCAGTACTACCAACGACGCACTTTTAAGACAAAGTCTAAAGGCGCACAGGAGGCCCACGAAGCCGTTCGCCCAACGGATCCATTCCGTACCCCAGAAGAAATGGCAAAAGAACTCGATCCTCGTCAGGCAAAACTGTATGACCTTATTTGGCGGCGCTTCATCGCAAGCCAGATGCCACAAGCACGGATCGATTCTACCGGCATCGACGTACGCGCATCGCGCGAAGGCAGTGAGCACGTCTACGACTTCCGTGCTACGGGAAGCATTATGACATTTGATGGCTTCACAAAGATTTATCCATCCTCCTTTGAGGAAACGCCACTTCCGATTGTAAAAGCAAATGATGCTCTCACACTCGAAGCGCTCCTCCCCGAACAACACTTTACAAAACCACCTGCACGATTCAATGAAGCGTCGCTCATTAAAGTTTTGGAGAAAGAAGGCATCGGACGACCTTCAACGTATGCGTCTATTATTTCAACGATTGTAGATCGTGGATATGTCGAAAAGGATAAGTCGCGCTCATTTGTGCCCATGGATATTGGCATGCTTGTCACCGACTTCTTGGTTGAGCACTTCCCCGCTATCGTGGACACCCATTTCACATCACACATGGAGGCAAAACTGGATGACATCGCCGAAGGCAAAGAAGAGTGGGTGCCCGTAGTAAAAGAATTCTATGATCCGTTCGCGCAAACACTCGCTGCGAAAATGGATATCGCGAAAGATGCAAAAGCTGCTGACGTCGAAACCACCGATAAGGTTTGCGACAAATGCGGAAGCCCCATGGTAGTAAAGCGTGGTCGCTTTGGGAAATTCATCGCGTGCTCTAACTTCCCCACCTGTAAGAACGTACTCAAAGAGAAAAAGGATACGCCGCCGCCAGAGCCAACGGGAGAAAAATGTGACAAGTGTGGTGAGGGAGATCTCGTGATGCGCACGGGACGCTTTGGGAAGTTTATCGGCTGCTCTCGCTATCCAAAGTGTAAGAACATCAGAAAGCTTCCGAAGGAAGAGCGTGACGCACCGGTCGCGAAGCTTGACGAGCAAGAGAAATAGCGTATTCTCTGCGCCAAGGAGGTGGGTTGGGTGTACATCTATCCGCCGCAAAAGACGCATGAGATTCGCGAGATTAGAGGGGCGCTCCTAGTGGATCGTCCTCTGTACCATGACGAACGCGGCCAGTTCTCTGAACTCTTGCCTGCGGGAGGAATACGGCCCCCGCGGGGTCGCGCAATCACGTTCGCAGGCGGACAGACGAACAGCTCCGTGTCGTTCATGGGCGCCGTGCGAGGCATGCACTGGCAGCATGGGCAGGGAAAGCTCATCACCGTACTTTCTGGTAGGATTCTAGACATCATCCTTGATGTCCGTCATGGGTCGCCTACTTTTGGCGCCACTCATGAAGTCCTACTCCAGGACACGACGCACGAAGATGTGGTCGCGCAATCACTCTACGTCCCGCCAGGAGTCGCTCACGGATTCATGGCGCTTTGTCCTACAACCCTGGTATATCACACGACCAGCGCATGGCAGCCCCACAATGAAGGCGGCGTTCGCTTCGACGATCCAGACCTCAGCCTTCCATGGCCCAAAGAGTGTGCGCCAATCGTCTCGAAAAAGGACAGTAAGCTCCCCTTGTGGAGCTACTGGAAGCATAACCTAAACAAACTCCCGCAGTGGCCCCGCACCGAAGGGTGACGGCCCCTGCACGGGCGCCACCTCTCCCTATGAGGTGGCGCTTTTTCTTGCAAAGAGCTCGCCCGGGTGTACCATACATGATTACTATGACCCTCCCGGAATCTGGAGCATCATTTTTAGAAACCCTACATCGTGCGCGGCGCTTTGGTGACGAAGAGCGCGAACGCATCGTGCACGCTTTTGCTATCGCACAACGCGCGCATGCGATGCAAACGCGAAAAAGCGGAGAGCCCTATCTCTCGCACCCAATCGCCATCGCACAACACCTTGCAACACTTGGTATGGATGCTGCAACTATTGCCGCAGCACTCCTCCACGATGTGCTTGAAGATACCGCAACAGACCAAGCAGAGATTGCGCGCGCATGCGGGAATGACGTGCTCTTCCTTGTACAAGGCGTCACAAAGCTTTCACACCTTCCCTTTGCGCCTCGCACCACAGCGGAAGCACACGATGCATATGTAGCCTCTTTTAAAAACCTCGTCTTTGCCATGGCGGAAGATCTGCGCGTCATCATCATTAAACTCGCCGACCGCCGGCACAACCTCATGACCCTCGATGCGCTTCCTGAAGAAGACCGCCAGCGTATCGCGCGAGAGACGATAGAGATTTATGCGCCCATCGCTTCTCGGCTTGGCATGGGAACAATGCGTGGCGAGCTTGAGGATCTTGCCTTCCCATATGCGTACCCCGAAGCCCATGCTCACCTTTCTTCACTGGTACATGAGACCTATGATGACCGTCTCGCCTATACCAAACGCATCACCCCCATTGTTGCACGAACCCTTGATCTCGCCGGCGTGCGCGTGCGCGATATTCATGCACGCGCAAAACATACATGGAGTTTGTACCAAAAAATGCAACGCGACGGCCTCACAACGCTCGACACCATTTTCGATCTCGTGGCGCTGCGCGTCA of the Candidatus Paceibacterota bacterium genome contains:
- a CDS encoding glycosyltransferase family 2 protein encodes the protein MRISLIIPAYNEAPRLGPTLEAVKAFCAQQPWDVEIIVVDNASSDDTGAVAQAYDVSVVFEPVRGKGAAVRTGMRAATGDVKAFLDADHSTSIDHLVPMLERLERGADIVIGSLALPGARILEGGHEPWWRVVGGKLGNLFIQALAVPGIWDTQRGFKVFSRIAADAIFPKLRITGWGFDVEVLAIARALGYRIDEVPVVWKNHPATKVTSRAYVSVLRDVCKVAWWRFTRAWTS
- a CDS encoding glycosyltransferase, with the protein product MKVALVYDHLTQFGGAERVLQALASLWPDAPIYTTVYDEQGTGGVFAGRVIRTSFIQSLPLATRYPHAYTPLLPLAVEGWDFSSFDAVISIAGPFAKGIITRPHTRHIAYCLTPPRFLWEGSHAFWKHLGYPAITRAAVAPIQAYIRLWDAHAAQRATDMVAISRTVAERIEAYWKRSAPIIYPPVRTDVFYPVQNARRDVFLAAGRLVSYKRFDIAIRAARAAGVPLVIVGDGPERARLERLAQGAVTFVGRVSDDELRDLYAHAQALVFPQEEDFGIVPVEAMACGTPVIAYARGGAAETVLDGVTGTLVHEQSVEAFASALHTFRGETYTPEACRKRAEQFSTSVFLSRIQALFRD
- the dprA gene encoding DNA-processing protein DprA, whose amino-acid sequence is MRTSGVTHIAITDARYPERLRHIPNPPRILYCRGNIALLASETCIGIVGSRMPTSYGKDVTHTIATALAHAGAVIVSGLALGIDGIAHRAALAAHAHTIAVIGSGVHESVLYPPSHRSLAREIIAAEGLILSEYEPGTPARDYMFPERNRIISGLSRGIIVTEANEKSGALITARCAAEQNRDVFAVPGSILSPRSAGPNRLIRDGATPIMGAEDVIHAYDDLFSIQPSRRARIQDDLQQRIVAELAAHGPQHIDHLTRALAVSSSELFVAITHLALAKHIIQSAPDTWRITS
- a CDS encoding sugar transferase, with the protein product MKRSDLILNVARVPVDMGMLFLAGVLTYVLRTNILDTFRPVLFELRLPLDKYIALVIPTSLFFIACYAVAGLYTMGVRMSRAEECAKVALASSAGILGVIVFIFVSRELFDSRFLVLGAWILAIICVCAGRLFIRWMHGHLMRRGFGIHRLLVIGHDVVTERLIAAIKAQSDLGYVVARHMQVPDMNIIGDAWRSDAIDGVLLAQPTFDAPTIVELVEYCHEHHIPFTFVPNMHETLTTHYSVDAIGDIPVIELKRTSLDGWGRVFKRVFDLCATSLGLLILSPLFAAIALAITWETRGPVFVRLARVSKNREFYLLKFRSMIENAEELKPLLLPFNERADGPLFKMTNDPRVTHVGRWLRRLRLDELPQLWNVLRGDISLVGPRPHQPDEVARYQRHHKRVLGIKAGVTGFAQISGSSTLSFEEEVRLDTFYIENWSFWMDVRIIVRTLMRLVSDRTAV
- the topA gene encoding type I DNA topoisomerase produces the protein MKLVIVESPTKAKTISRYITGDVVVLSSFGHVRDLPKSDLGIDVEHDFTPKYVVPTKAKKNLSLLKKEAAKADTVVLATDEDREGESIAWHLLEALGLSGTKKKKTEEGKDIQRIVFHEITKEAILHALEHPRTIDQSLVDAQQARRILDRLVGYKLSPLLWKRYYRGLSAGRVQSVALRIIVDREREIQAFKPQEYWTVDATLLPEAGTSFTAHLTGVDGKPLGDMDIASQTHADIITKDLEGAKWQVQDVQRTEVTRSPMAPFTTSTMQQTASRRLRFSSKQTMMLAQRLYEAGYITYMRTDSVNLSEESLAKAATYITENLGAQYYQRRTFKTKSKGAQEAHEAVRPTDPFRTPEEMAKELDPRQAKLYDLIWRRFIASQMPQARIDSTGIDVRASREGSEHVYDFRATGSIMTFDGFTKIYPSSFEETPLPIVKANDALTLEALLPEQHFTKPPARFNEASLIKVLEKEGIGRPSTYASIISTIVDRGYVEKDKSRSFVPMDIGMLVTDFLVEHFPAIVDTHFTSHMEAKLDDIAEGKEEWVPVVKEFYDPFAQTLAAKMDIAKDAKAADVETTDKVCDKCGSPMVVKRGRFGKFIACSNFPTCKNVLKEKKDTPPPEPTGEKCDKCGEGDLVMRTGRFGKFIGCSRYPKCKNIRKLPKEERDAPVAKLDEQEK
- a CDS encoding triose-phosphate isomerase family protein — its product is MTTFCILNWKSYPASADDIRPLCGVLASWREVVSSGTIIICPPTTLIDDTQACKKEDARLASVVVGAQYLDADAKTGGLTPAMLRASGATAALIGHSDRRTQSGETNADVRAAWQQAVAHDILPIVCVGQHAPDASFAELREQVRGAFEGASATDIAQCVIAYEPVWAISTTPGARVEEPQDIVRAIQVIRETLQGAQPHAVLYGGSVTGATVGSVLGSGVVDGVLVGRASASPESLKELLDALTPFFS
- the pgk gene encoding phosphoglycerate kinase encodes the protein MNILTPGMDLKGKWVLVRTDFDVPVVDGRIQANHRIIRQKEVLDMLVSAGARVVLVAHISAVDSFKSILVTLEETLGHALTLLPTLADREAFQKNGQGVGLLENVRTWRGETENSEDLAKALAQGMDAYVQNAFAVCHRAHASVDAVAKLLPSYAGPLVVAETNALTEALDAPAAGKVVIIGGAKASTKVPVISHVLSRAEAVLVGGVVANDLAKARGIDVGTSLVDDNIGELLAGLDVHDERIILSPDFIITDGRALDIGPQSVALFKEHITRARMIVWNGPLGLFEDERYAEGTFAIARAVADSPARTIIGGGDTVAAIDRLGIRDRFSFVSTGGGAMLAFLAGQKLPGLEAIGYYEHV
- a CDS encoding ribonuclease HI family protein, with protein sequence MNTYNIWTDGGARGNPGPAAIGFVISGEGVEDGHGAYIGETTNNVAEYRAVIEALRKLKLLIGAEAAKGSAVIVRADSQLVVRQALGEYRVKEAGLKQLFMELWNARQDFHSVDFIHIPREENGKADGFVNRALDEREARQRQGNLV